The Streptomyces sp. NBC_00459 DNA segment TCGGTGAGGGAGTGCCGACGGCCGACCCAGAGCTCGCCCTGGCCGGAGAGCCAGAACTCACCGTTCTCGCGGTCGGAGCGCGGGAGGAGGTAGATCGTCGCCTTGTGCCCGTCGACGACCGGCTCCAGGACGAGGACGCCGTCCTCCGTCTGGTTGCCGGTCAGGTAGGCGTACTCGACCGAGGCGCGGAATGGGTACTCCGTGTCGTTCGAACGCGTCTTCAGGTTGCCGGCGGGGATCACCAGGCGCTCACCCGGGAAGCGCGCGGAGAGCGCGGCGCGGCGGGCGGCGGTGCGACCGGCCTGTGCGATGGGCTCCAAGCCTGTCAGCTCGGTGTCGGCCCAGCCGGACTTCATGCTCTCGGCAAGCTCGTCGGAGACGCCCGGGTACAGGCCGTTCTTCCGCTGCTTGATCGGCTCTTCGGGCTCGGTCTCAGTCTCCGGGGTCACCGGATTGAGCTCGTCCGCCACGGTCATCCTCCTAGATACGGCACTGGACCCCGTCCATCGTACGGTCGTACGGGACAGGGCCCAGAAGCGTGACGGGCGATCCACCGGACGACCGGCCGGACGACCATCCGGATGTCCGGCCGCTCACTCGAACCGCGCCGACAGCAGTACGACGTCCTCCTGACCGTCCGACGCGTCCAGCTCGTCCGGCAGCATGCTCCGCAGGACGTGGTCCGCGATCGCGCCCGGATCGTCACGCAGCTGCCGGGGCACGCTCGCCGCCGCCGCGTGCAGCCGGGAGAAAGCCCGGTCCACGGGTTCGCCGGTACGGTGCAAAAGCCCGTCGGTGTAGAGCAGAACCGTCTCTCCGGGCTCGGTGTGGAACTCCACGCTGGGCGCCTCCCAGCAGGCGAGCATCCCGAGCGGCGCCGACACGGTGGTCTCCACGAACTCGGTGCGCCGTTCACCGATCACCAGCGGCGGGCAGTGTCCCGCGCCGGCCAGAGTGATCTTGCGCAGCGCGGGCTCGCAGTACGCGAACAGTGCGGTGGCGCAGCGGGCGGGCTCGGTGAGCCGCAACAGCAGCTCCAGGTCGGAGAGGACCGCCACGGGGTCCTCGCCCTCCATCACGGCGTACGCGCGCAGAGAAGCCCGGAGCCGGCCCATCGCGGCGATCGCGCTGGGCCCGGAGCCGGTCACCGCGCCCACGGCCAGGCCGAGGGCCGCGTCCGGGAGCGGCAGTGCGTCGTACCAGTCGCCGCCGCCGCGCGGGCCGGTGCGGTGCCGGGCGGCGAGCTGGACGCCGGCCGTCCGGGGCAGCCGGGCGGGCAGCAGCTCTTCGGAGATCGTCCGCACGCACGCGCGCGTGCGCTCCACTTCGACCAGCCGGGCCAGGTGCTCGGTCGCGAACCGCGCGTAAAGGCCGACGAGGTGGCGCTGCCGTTCGACCGGCTCCGCTGGTTCGTCGTACAGCCAGACGGCCGCGCCGAGGCGGCCCGCGGACTCGGTGGACAGGGGGAGCGCGTAGCTCGCCGCGTAGCCGAGGCGGGCGGCCACCTCGCGGTGGCGGGGGTCGAGACCGTCCTCGGCGAGGAGGTCCGGGTGTGTGATTTCGCTCTCGCCGCCGGGCAGCCCGGCGGCCGTGTCGAGAAGCTGCCCGTACGGCATGGCGCCGCGCGGGACCGTCTCGATGTGCCCGAGGTCGGCGCGGGCCAGCCCCAGGCCAATGGTGGTGTCGGGGCCCAGACCGTCGCCGGGTTCCAGGACGAGGAGACCGCGCCGGGCGCCCACGAGAGCGGCTCCGGCGCGCAGCAGCTCCTGGAGTGCGTCGGTGAGTGCCGCCGTGCGTGCCAGGCGTTCGGTGAGCTCGTGCAGCGTTGTGAGGTCGGACACCCAGCCGGCGAGGCGGTCCTGAAGGAGAATGCCGGGGCCGTTCTGGCAGGTCAGCGCGGGTGTGTCCGCTGGGGCACCAGGGATTACGGGCGCGGGCGCGACAGTGTGTGCGGGCGAGGGAACCGTGGCATCGATTCCAGCCACTTTCGGGAGGTGAGGGGCGTTCATGGCGTCCGGCCTTCCGACCGGCGCTTATTGCTCAATAGCATCGCAAACCCCCATGTGATTCTGCGCCGCTAGCAGTGTCTCCACATGTACACGCACTCGTGAGGGGATGTCCAGCATTGTCCTGCTGGGATTCCTGGTGTCCGTGAGTTCACCGGTGTCCCCTTGCGGAAAAGCAAAGTTGGCTTAAAACTGACTCGGGTAGCGGGTTATTGCGGTCGACTGGCCTGGTTCGACGGAGCGTCACAGCGGTCTTGATGGGTACGTTCTCGGTGAAGACCAGGGGTGGTTGTGGAACCTCCCGGAACCTGGCGACGGACCCGGGCGTCTTAACCATCGACGACCGTGCCCCATCCTCCCTTGGCGGAGGCGGAGAGAACATGCGGGACGGCAAAACGCCAGACTCCGCCACCCCGCGCCATGCCCATGCTTTTGATCAACGCAGTATGGACGCGGACGTAGCCAACGCTCGGCGCTCGGCGCACAACAAGGGGGCTGCCCCTTGCCTCCCGCAGGTCGGGATGCGCCAGAAGGTACGCACAGTGAAGTGATCTGCACATGACGTGATGTGGCCCACGGTGTTGCCAGGCGTGCAACGGAAAGGAACGAGCGCTCATGCGCGAGATCCTCGGAAGGCTCGGAAGGCGACGCAGGCTCCTGTCCCGGCGTGACGGCGGGAAGCCTGAGGTGCTCGGCGCGGCTCTGACGTTCGCGACCGGATGGCAGTGGCCCGTACTCCCGGGCGTGGCACCGGATCCACAGGGGCGCGCCCGCTGCGGCTGCCCCGATCCGGAGTGCACGGTCCCCGGTGCTCACCCGTTCGACCCGGGGCTGCTCGCGGCCACCACCGACGAGCGCATGGTGCGCTGGTGGTGGACGAACCGGCCGACGGCCCCCATCATCCTCGCCACCGGTGGCGAGGCCCCGTGCGCGGTGAGCCTGCCGGCCCCGGCCGCGGCCCGCGCCCTCAAGGCACTGGACCGCAAGGGCATGCGCCTGGGTCCGGTCGTCGCGGCGCCCACCCGCTGGTCGCTGCTCGTGAAGCCGTACACGATGGAACAGCTGGGCGAACTGCTGTACGCGAAGGACTTCGTTCCCGGTTCCCTCCGCTTCCACAGCGAGGGCGGCTACATCGCGCTGCCCCCGTCCGAGACCGGCCAGGGCCAGATCCGCTGGGAGCGCGCACCGCTGCCCGGTTCGGCCTCGCCCTGGGTACCCGATGTCGAGGCCGTGGTGGACGCCGTGGTCGAGGCTCTCACTCGTACGGGTGTGAGCGCACCCGAGTTGTAGGGGTGTCGGGCGCGCGGGCAACCGGGCGCCCGTCCCCTGTCGTTATCTTCACCCCCATGAACCTCCGTCTGCTCGCGCTCTCGGGCGTCGTGGCGCTCACGGTCGCCCTGCCGCTGGCCGTGGCGTCCGCGGGGCCCGTCGGCGACGCGGACCGCGACGCCCTCCTTTCCCTGACGCCGGAAGAAGGTCCTCGGGGGGTCTCTCAGGAGGGCCCCGAGGACGGCAAGGCGCGAGAGGCCGCCGATCCTCCCGCCGATCCCGCCGATGCCCCGCTGTTGTTGGGCCTGGGGCTCGCCACGGCCGCCCGTTGCGGTCCCGAACTCACCTCCCCCGACGGCATCGAGGCGCAGACCTGCGTGCTGTCCCAGGGGGAGGAGACCTGGGCGCGCACCTACTACCGCAACGCGACCGGCCATGCGCTCACGTCCGTACTGAGCCTCATGGGGCCCGACGACCACACCGTGCAACTTCGGTGCGCGGTGGGCGCGGAGGACGAGCCGGGGGTGTGCGAGACGCCCAGGGAGCGCACGGCGGGCGAGCCGGAGGCGTACACGGCGGTCGCGGAGTTCGCGGCGGCCGGCAATTCGACGGGACGCGCGGCGGGGGCGACGGACGGCGGAGAAAGCCCGCTGCTGCTGCGATCGGGGAGCAACTCCGGTGCGCCCGGCGGGAGTTGACGCGTCGGGCGGTTCCGTACAGAACGCCGTACGGATCTCCGGGCACAGAAAGACCCGGTTGCTGGCGACGGGGGATGCACCAGCAACCGGGCTACCGCAACGCTAACAAGAGATCGGCGGTTCGCAAATTCGAACTCGGCTATTCGGACACCGATTCCGCTGTTCTCACGGGGAGTTGTGACAGGAGTCACCCCGGTCGGAGTGGGCGGATCCGACTGTGCGTCAGCTGAGAGTCACCTGCCGGTTGGTCAGGCCGCCGCGGGCGCGGCGCTCCTCCGGGGTGAGCGGGGCGTCCGAGGCCAGCGCGGTGGCGAGGCGGTCGGCGAACTCGGCGGCCGGCTTCTCGACGTCCTCCGCGGTGACGTCGGTCGGCAGGTCCCAGACCGGCACGGTGAGGCCGTGCGCCCGGAAGGAACCCACCAGACGGGTGCCCTCGCCCAGGCTGGACTGCCCGGCCGCGTGCAGCCGCGCGAGGGCGTCGAGCAGCTGCTCCTCGCCGTGCGGCATCACCCAGCGCAGGTGGTTCTTGTCCGGGGTCTCGCACCAGTACGCGGCGTCGACGCCCGTCAGCTTCACGGTCGGGATGGCCGCGTCGTTCGCACGCTCCAGCGAAGCGGTGACGTCCGCCGTGGCGTTCTGCGCGTCCGGAACCCAGAACTCGAACCCCGTGTGCACAACTGGCTCGAACACGCCTTCGGGGTCGAGCAGGTCCTGCAGCCGCGGGCCCTCGGCCGGGGAACGGCGGCCCTGGACGGGCGTACCGGGCTCCGCGGCGAGCGCGCGCTGCAGGGTGTCGGCGAGGTCGCGGCTGATGTCGCCGGACGCCGTGTCGTTCTGCAGACCGAGCAGGACCGAGCCGTCGTCGCGGCGCAGTGCGGGCCAGGCCATCGGCAGAACCGTCGCGAGTGTGACGGAGGGAACGCCCTCGGGCAGGCCGCCCTTCAGGGTCAGCTCCACGGTGGCGGCGGGGACCAGCTCGCGCAGTGCCACCCAGTCGCCCTCGCCGGCCAGGCCCTCGAAGGGACGGTGCACCAGTTCGGTCACCGCGTGCGCGGCGGCCCGGCCGTGGCAGGCCTTGTAGCGTCGGCCGCTGTCGCAGGGGCAGGGTTCGCGGGCGCCGACAACCGGGATCTCTCGGTCGGACAGCTGAGGCCGCGAGGCCTTCGTCTGGGGTCGCTTCTTGGCCATCGTGGGTGTCTCCCGGTTACGGCTCGTCTCGTACTGGCGCGAGCCTAGCCGCTCGTACGACGGGCCGACGGGACCCTGTGGACAACGGACCGCACGCCGACGGCCGGACCTGTGGACACGTCCGGCCGCCGATGTGCCGTCAGTCCATGTCGTCGAACGCGTCCGCGAAGTCCAACTCGGGTATCGCGGACATCGAGCGCGCCGTGATGCGGGTGGCGAAGTCGGTGCGCCGGTGGCCCGCGTCCGGGTCGTGCACGTCGTCGTGAACGACCACCCACACCGTGACCTCGCCGCGGCTGTCGTCGCGGACGCCCCAGTCGTTGGCCAGCGCTGTGATGATGTTCAGCCCGCGACCACCGTGCGCCGTCACCGAGGGGGTCGCCGGAACCGGGCGGGTCGGACCGCCGCCGTCCGTCACCTCGACGATGAGTCTGCCGCCGGTGTCCACGCGCCACGCGGCCCGGACATCGCCGTCACCGGCCAGGGCCTCGCCCAGTGGCCGACCGTGTTTGCACGCATTGCTCAAGAGTTCGGACAGGATCAACACAGCGTCGTCGATGACCGATTCCGACACACCGCCCGTGCGCAACTGATCGCGCATCCGGTGTCTTGCTTTGCCCACGCCCGCAGGGCCATGGGGAACGGCCATGCTCGACGACGTGGGCACCTCCTGTGCCACCACCAACGCCACCCCCGAGACCTCCTTTGCCCCACGCCACGGTGTGAATGCCCCTTTGGCCTGTACCGGAAACCGCCCCTTCCGCCTTCGGTGACGCACTCGCAATGATCGAACACGGACCGAACGCGCCGGTGCACTCCCTGTAACCGAGTGGCCGGATTTCGACGGTATGGCCGAAGGTGGAGGTTTCCTCACCGGGAGCGCCAGGTCAAGAGTCCTGGCGCGAACCGGGGTCGGAGTCGGGTAAGAGGCCGATCACGGCCGGGGGCTTCCGGATCTGTGGGAGCGCGGCTGGTCAGCGGCCCAGTTGTCGCAGGACCGCGCCCGGGCGGTTGGTGATGATGGCGTCGATGCCGAGGCCGACGCAGAGGTCGACGTCCTCGGGCTCGTTCACGGTCCAGACGTGCACCTGGTGACCGGCGCGTTTCAGCCGCTCGATATACGCCGGGTGACTGCGCACGATCCGGATCGAGGGCCCCGCGATCCGGACCCCCAGGGGCAGTCGGCCGTCCCGCAGCCGGGGCGAGAGGAACTGGTTCAGATAGACCGTCGGCAGTGTCGGCGAGGCGGCCCGCACCCGGTGCAGCGAGCGCGCCGAGAAGCTCATGACCCGAACCTGTGAATCGGCCGGGGACTCCGGGGCGTCCAGTCCGAACCGCTTGAGCAGGAACAGGAGCCGCTCCTCGACCTGGCCGGCCCAGCGTGTGGGGTGCTTGGTCTCGATGGCCAGCTCCACCGGCCGTCCGGCGTCGGCGACGAGTTCGAGCAGCCGCTCAAGGGTGAGTACGGAGGTGTCCTCGCGGTCCTCCGGCCGGTGCTCCCAGTCGGGGGCCTCGTCGCGGTTCTTCCAGGAACCGAAGTCCAGGGCGGCGAGGTCGGCGAGCTCCAGGGCGGAGACCGCGCCGCGGCCGTTGGACGTACGGTTGACGCGGCGGTCGTGGACGCAGACGAGATGGCCGTCCGCGGTCAGCCTTACGTCGCACTCCAGGGCGTCGGCGCCGGCCTCGATCGCCTTCTTGTAGGCGGCCAGTGTGTGCTCGGGTGCCTCTTCGGAGGCTCCGCGGTGGGCGACGACCTGGATCGGGTGCTGTCGAGCGTGGGTCACCGCGTCATGGTGTCACCGTCGGAGGGCGGTCGTGACGTAGTGGGCACCCCGCGCGCGTAACAGATACACATGATTGTGTGAATTGTCAGATATAAAGGATGACCCCGGACCCACAGGCACCGCTTATGGTGCCCTGACGGCCCGTGGGAAAAGCTGGCGGCATACAAAAGGACACGCACAGCTGAAACGTACCGACCGCGTACCCGTGTAAACGGGTACCCACATATGTGATCGGACGTGACCAAGTGCGACCGACCAGGACAGCCGTGGATCGAGGAGACAGAGCTGTGAGCACCGAGAACGAGGGCACTGTGGTACCCCCGGCCCCGTCCGCACCTCCCGTGCCGGTGGAAACTCCTGCTGCCTCCCCGCAGGCCACCGCGCACGAGGCCCCGACGACTCCGCTCCCGCCGGTGCCCTCGGGCGCCCCGGGCGTACCGGAGCCGGAACCGGCGCACGCGGCCCAGGTGCCGGCGTACGCGTCGGCGGGAGCGCCGGAGGCAGGACAGGCCGCCGGGCCGGGCCCCGAGGCGGGCGCCTGGCCGCCGCCCCCGCCGCCGGCGACGCCGTCGTACAGGGACGGCGGAGGCGGCGACACGGGCATCCCCTGGGGCGCCACGTACGACCAGCAGCCGAAGCCGAAGTCCGGGCGCGGCGGGCTGTTCGCCGCGGTGCTGGTGGCCGCGCTGGTCGCGGGCGGTCTGGGCGGCGGCCTCGGCTACACGCTGGCCAAGGACAACGACGACTCCACCACGTCGACGACCGTCTCCGCCGCGCAGCAGAGCGGCGGTGACCTGAAGCGCGACGCGGGCACGGTCGCGGGCGTGGCCGCCAAGGCACTGCCGAGCACGGTCACCATCGAGGCCGAGGGCTCCAACGGCGAGGGCGGCACCGGTACGGGCTTCGTCTTCGACACCCAGGGCCACATCGTCACCAACAACCACGTCGTCGCGGACGCGGTCGACGGCGGCAAGCTGACGGCCACCTTCCCCGACGGCAAGAAGTACGACGCCGAGGTCGTCGGCCACGCACAGGGCTACGACGTGGCGGTCATCAAGCTCAAGAACGCCCCGTCGGACCTCCAGCCGCTCACCCTGGGCGACTCCGACAAGGTGGCCGTGGGCGACTCGACCATCGCGATCGGCGCTCCCTTCGGCCTCTCCAACACGGTGACCACGGGCATCATCAGCGCCAAGAACCGCCCGGTGGCCTCCAGCGACGGCAGCGCCAGCAGCAAGGCGTCGTACATGAGCGCCCTCCAGACCGACGCGTCGATCAACCCGGGCAACTCCGGCGGCCCGCTGCTCGACGCCTCGGGCAACGTCATCGGCATCAACTCGGCGATCCAGTCCTCCAGCAGCGGCGGCCTGGGCACCGGCCAGTCCGGCTCGATCGGCCTTGGCTTCGCCATTCCGATCAACCAGGCCAAGTACGTCGCCCAGCAGCTGATCAAGACCGGCAAGCCGGTCTACGCGAAGATCGGCGCCTCGGTCACCCTGACCGAGGGCACGGGCGGCGCGCAGATCAGCCAGAAGTCGACGGACACCGCCAACCCCGTCGAGGCGGGCGGCCCGGCGGCAGCGGCCGGCTTGAAGCCCGGCGACGTCATCACCAAGCTCGACGACCACGTGATCGACAGCGGCCCGACCCTGATCGGCGAGATCTGGACCCACAAGCCCGGCGACAAGGTCCAGATCACCTACGAGCGCGACGGCAAGTCAAAGACGGTCGAACTGACCCTGGGCTCCCGCGAGGGCGACAGCTGACCCACGAGCGCACGCGAGGACCCGTTACTCTTGTCCCGCGCCGAGCAGATCACGCCCGGCGCGGGGAAGCGTGCCCGAGCGGCCTAAGGGAACGGTCTTGAAAACCGTCGTGGCAGCGATGTCACCGTGAGTTCGAATCTCACCGCTTCCGCAGATGAACGGCCCCTGACGAGGTATATCGGTCGGGGCCGTTCTCATGTGCACTGCCCGTCAACCACCGTGGTTCCCCGTCAGATACCGGTTGATTGGGCACGGCAGGGGCACGGGACTGGGTGGGGAGAACGCATGTCTGATGCGACTGACTGGCTGAGTGCTGCCGGCGGGATCGTAGGGGCAATCGGAGGTCCGGCAGGGCTCTGGGCGGCGTGGAGCCAGCACCAGCAGAATCGGCGCCGAAGATATGGCCCTCCAGAGGAACTCGTTGGGCTATTGGCGAAGATCATCGATGTTGCCCACGATGCAGAACTCAACTACCGCAATGAGGCCTGGATGACTGCCTCTGGCCT contains these protein-coding regions:
- a CDS encoding S1C family serine protease, with the protein product MSTENEGTVVPPAPSAPPVPVETPAASPQATAHEAPTTPLPPVPSGAPGVPEPEPAHAAQVPAYASAGAPEAGQAAGPGPEAGAWPPPPPPATPSYRDGGGGDTGIPWGATYDQQPKPKSGRGGLFAAVLVAALVAGGLGGGLGYTLAKDNDDSTTSTTVSAAQQSGGDLKRDAGTVAGVAAKALPSTVTIEAEGSNGEGGTGTGFVFDTQGHIVTNNHVVADAVDGGKLTATFPDGKKYDAEVVGHAQGYDVAVIKLKNAPSDLQPLTLGDSDKVAVGDSTIAIGAPFGLSNTVTTGIISAKNRPVASSDGSASSKASYMSALQTDASINPGNSGGPLLDASGNVIGINSAIQSSSSGGLGTGQSGSIGLGFAIPINQAKYVAQQLIKTGKPVYAKIGASVTLTEGTGGAQISQKSTDTANPVEAGGPAAAAGLKPGDVITKLDDHVIDSGPTLIGEIWTHKPGDKVQITYERDGKSKTVELTLGSREGDS
- a CDS encoding bifunctional DNA primase/polymerase encodes the protein MREILGRLGRRRRLLSRRDGGKPEVLGAALTFATGWQWPVLPGVAPDPQGRARCGCPDPECTVPGAHPFDPGLLAATTDERMVRWWWTNRPTAPIILATGGEAPCAVSLPAPAAARALKALDRKGMRLGPVVAAPTRWSLLVKPYTMEQLGELLYAKDFVPGSLRFHSEGGYIALPPSETGQGQIRWERAPLPGSASPWVPDVEAVVDAVVEALTRTGVSAPEL
- a CDS encoding glycerophosphodiester phosphodiesterase codes for the protein MTHARQHPIQVVAHRGASEEAPEHTLAAYKKAIEAGADALECDVRLTADGHLVCVHDRRVNRTSNGRGAVSALELADLAALDFGSWKNRDEAPDWEHRPEDREDTSVLTLERLLELVADAGRPVELAIETKHPTRWAGQVEERLLFLLKRFGLDAPESPADSQVRVMSFSARSLHRVRAASPTLPTVYLNQFLSPRLRDGRLPLGVRIAGPSIRIVRSHPAYIERLKRAGHQVHVWTVNEPEDVDLCVGLGIDAIITNRPGAVLRQLGR
- a CDS encoding PP2C family protein-serine/threonine phosphatase, encoding MNAPHLPKVAGIDATVPSPAHTVAPAPVIPGAPADTPALTCQNGPGILLQDRLAGWVSDLTTLHELTERLARTAALTDALQELLRAGAALVGARRGLLVLEPGDGLGPDTTIGLGLARADLGHIETVPRGAMPYGQLLDTAAGLPGGESEITHPDLLAEDGLDPRHREVAARLGYAASYALPLSTESAGRLGAAVWLYDEPAEPVERQRHLVGLYARFATEHLARLVEVERTRACVRTISEELLPARLPRTAGVQLAARHRTGPRGGGDWYDALPLPDAALGLAVGAVTGSGPSAIAAMGRLRASLRAYAVMEGEDPVAVLSDLELLLRLTEPARCATALFAYCEPALRKITLAGAGHCPPLVIGERRTEFVETTVSAPLGMLACWEAPSVEFHTEPGETVLLYTDGLLHRTGEPVDRAFSRLHAAAASVPRQLRDDPGAIADHVLRSMLPDELDASDGQEDVVLLSARFE
- a CDS encoding DUF5926 family protein: MAKKRPQTKASRPQLSDREIPVVGAREPCPCDSGRRYKACHGRAAAHAVTELVHRPFEGLAGEGDWVALRELVPAATVELTLKGGLPEGVPSVTLATVLPMAWPALRRDDGSVLLGLQNDTASGDISRDLADTLQRALAAEPGTPVQGRRSPAEGPRLQDLLDPEGVFEPVVHTGFEFWVPDAQNATADVTASLERANDAAIPTVKLTGVDAAYWCETPDKNHLRWVMPHGEEQLLDALARLHAAGQSSLGEGTRLVGSFRAHGLTVPVWDLPTDVTAEDVEKPAAEFADRLATALASDAPLTPEERRARGGLTNRQVTLS
- a CDS encoding ATP-binding protein, with translation MRHRRRKGRFPVQAKGAFTPWRGAKEVSGVALVVAQEVPTSSSMAVPHGPAGVGKARHRMRDQLRTGGVSESVIDDAVLILSELLSNACKHGRPLGEALAGDGDVRAAWRVDTGGRLIVEVTDGGGPTRPVPATPSVTAHGGRGLNIITALANDWGVRDDSRGEVTVWVVVHDDVHDPDAGHRRTDFATRITARSMSAIPELDFADAFDDMD